A window of Juglans regia cultivar Chandler chromosome 7, Walnut 2.0, whole genome shotgun sequence contains these coding sequences:
- the LOC108989443 gene encoding uncharacterized mitochondrial protein AtMg00810-like, translating to MGIVGLLIYFDDIVITGFDSALLRSPSGISLNQHKYASDLVATTGLQEATSIDTPMELNIKLRKEEGDLLDDPSLYRKLGISPRGLFFPTSNSPRLAAYSDVDWVGYADTHRSITGWCVFLGGALISWKNTKQDKVFKSSTESEYRAKSLACFEII from the exons ATGGGTATTGTTGgtcttttgatttattttgatgatattgtgatcacTGGTTTCGATTCTGCTTTACTT CGTAGTCCTTCTGGTATTTCACTCAATCAACATAAGTATGCTAGTGACTTGGTGGCTACCACTGGACTACAAGAGGCTACTTCTATTGATACTCCCATGGAATTAAACATCAAGCTTCGCAAAGAGGAGGGTGACCTACTTGATGATCCAAGTTTATACCGAAAGTTG GGCATTTCTCCCCGTGGCTTATTCTTTCCTACAAGCAATTCTCCTCGTCTTGCTGCTTATAGCGAtgttgattgggttggttatgcTGATACACATCGCTCCATCACTGGTTGGTGCGTGTTCTTAGGTGGTGCATTGATCTCCTGGAAGAATACGAAGCAAGATAAAGTTTTTAAGTCATCTACAGAATCTGAGTACCGGGCAAAGTCTCTtgcttgttttgaaattatttga
- the LOC108989461 gene encoding protein NETWORKED 1A-like, producing the protein MATLSHSESRRLYSWWWDSHISPKNSKWLQENLTDMDAKVKAMIKLIEEDADSFARRAEMYYKKRPELMKLVEEFYRAYRALAERYDHATVELRQAHRTMAEAFPSQVPYELADDSPSGSSGPGAEPHTPEMQHPIRALIDPDDLHKDALGVSSTSLHTTKRGGGSSECASAINKRGLKQFTELFVSREAVPQNSDVAEGKMKKGMNVYDAKENEQYLQDGFSQMSRENQKLKSQVLSESQRAGKAENDVQELKKALAEIQCEKEAVLLRYKQSLEKLSHLERELDHSQKDAAGLDEQARKAETEIKILKEVLTELEAERDAGLLQFNQCLERISSLENLLSVAHEEAKGLNEKAINAENGHQHLKSELSRLEDEKKSALLQNRQCLEKISVLETKISLAEVNARFLNEQIERAETEVKALKKAFTELNEEKEAAALQYKQCLEKLAKMESELFQAQEDTKRLYSEILRGAAKLKSAEEQCLVLESSNQSLKLEANNLVQKIAVKDHELSEKHYELEKLQTLMQEERSRFEQIESSLQALQKLHYQSQEEQRGLTLELKNGLQMLKDLGICKHGMEEQLQRVEEENRSLNEVKLSSAISINNLQNEVSNLKAMKEKLEEEVALKTDQSDTLQQQIYHLQKEIKGLNGRYQAIMEQVESVGLSPECVESYVKDLRVENSNLKEVCKKERDEREAINEKLKHMDDLSKENVALENSLSGLNGELEGMRENAKNLQQSCQFLHEDKSTLVAEKAALLSQLQIITENMQKLMDKNTLLENSLSCANLELEGLRAKSKSLEELCQLLSNEKSNLLSERRSLVSQLENVEQRLGNLEKRFTKLEEKYSDLEKEKECTLCQVVELQGSLFIEKQERTSFVQSSQARLAGLENQIHIMQQESRLGKKGFEEELDRAVVAQVEIFILQKFIEDLEEKNLSLAFECQKQVETSKFSDKLITELECENLEQQVEAEFLLDEIQKLRMVIHKVFRAIQIDPHCGHVDKIVQEHIPVLDIFDGIEDLKSSLLKIWDEKQQLLVENSVLLTLLGQLRLEGAELESEKKIIAHNFEFMTEQCAMLQKNKQELQEMNRNLRLEMEESDQLEDALKVELETLHVKLINLEGAYLALQKENSLLLEEKKSLLRKFSDLNEEKCILEEENSVILHETLALSNLSIVFESLASEKSMEIEELADNISSLLLVNGDLKEEVGMLGKKMEMKESESQHLNESVEKLGRELNEAKDLNDQLCNQISIGDDFLRQKATELSEAEQILKATEDVNVELCKTVKELKMECKESKQIKENLEKQILVVLEDSTIQKKEIECLREVNANMESEVEILHTEIEEHRIREENLSSELQEKRDKFELWEAEAATFYFDLHISAIREVLLENKVQELTGVCEILEDETAAKSKEIKQMKERVSFLESEIGGVKAQLSAYVPVIASLRDDIASLEHNSPLHTKPSMAGNREEKDEEMAIHLHEESRQVLIEDQSTVMQDGIADLLKLQTRIKAVQKAVVGEMERRATQESINTNIKVERVLKETEELGLEGTLHQVKDMRKEEMKLGNDLANDLELQKTKPENGTLMKDIPLDQVSDSSFYARSRRDKGGVDDQMLELWETAERDCSQDPMIIETQKQASAPMEDIIGCHNFEDEEKGLYISSELQIEKELGIDKLEVSTTVRQPNQDASKGKFLERLASDAQKLTSVQTTLQNLKKKMEMNQRSKKANGIEYETVKRRLQEVEEAVSQLVDINDKLTKEVDHSPQSLNGKPSEELEDAGNVSRKRVIEQARNAAEKIGRLQIELQNIEYVMLKLEDEKRSKAKYRFSKSRTGILLRDFIHSSGTSSARRKKACFCGCTRTSTNGD; encoded by the exons TAGCTGAGAGGTACGATCATGCAACAGTGGAGCTTCGCCAGGCCCATCGAACCATGGCAGAGGCATTCCCCAGTCAAGTGCCTTATGAGCTGGCTGATGATTCACCCTCAGGTTCTTCAGGCCCTGGGGCTGAACCTCATACACCAGAAATGCAGCATCCAATTCGTGCATTGATAGACCCGGATGACTTGCATAAGGATGCACTAGGGGTATCTTCAACCAGCTTACATACTACGAAGAGGGGTGGAGGGAGTTCAGAATGTGCATCTGCAATAAACAAAAGGGGTCTTAAACAGTTCACTGAGCTGTTTGTGTCAAGAGAAGCAGTGCCGCAAAATTCAGATGTTGCTGAAGGAAAGATGAAGAAAGGCATGAATGTTTATGATGCCAAAGAGAATGAACAATATTTGCAAGATGGGTTCTCTCAGATGTCACGTGAGAACCAGAAACTCAAGAGCCAGGTCCTTTCCGAGTCTCAGCGTGCAGGGAAAGCTGAAAATGATGTTCAGGAATTAAAGAAAGCCCTAGCAGAGATTCAATGTGAAAAGGAAGCTGTCCTTCTTCGATACAAGcagagtttggaaaagttatcaCATTTGGAGAGAGAACTTGATCATTCACAAAAGGATGCTGCTGGACTTGATGAGCAAGCGAGAAAAGCTGAAACTGAAATTAAAATACTGAAGGAAGTCCTCACCGAGTTAGAAGCTGAGAGGGATGCTGGTCTTCTTCAATTCAATCAGTGTTTAGAGAGGATATCTAGTCTGGAGAATTTGTTATCTGTTGCCCATGAGGAAGCAAAAGGGCTAAACGAGAAAGCTATTAATGCAGAAAATGGGCACCAACATCTCAAGAGTGAACTTTCTAGATTAGAGGATGAAAAGAAGTCAGCTCTTCTCCAGAACAGACAATGTCTTGAGAAGATATCTGTGCTGGAGACTAAAATCTCACTTGCTGAGGTAAATGCTCGATTTTTAAATGAGCAAATTGAAAGAGCAGAAACTGAAGTTAAAGCACTGAAGAAAGCTTTCACGGAATTAAATGAAGAGAAAGAAGCTGCAGCACTTCAGTATAAGCAGTGCTTAGAGAAACTAGCTAAGATGGAAAGTGAACTTTTTCAAGCACAAGAAGATACCAAACGACTGTACAGCGAAATTCTTCGGGGAGCTGCAAAATTGAAGAGTGCAGAAGAACAATGTCTTGTGTTGGAAAGTTCAAATCAATCTTTGAAATTAGAAGCGAACAATCTGGTGCAGAAGATTGCAGTGAAGGATCATGAACTTTCAGAAAAGCATTATGAGTTGGaaaaattacaaactctaaTGCAAGAGGAGCGCTCAAGGTTTGAGCAAATTGAATCCAGTCTCCAAGCTTTACAGAAATTACACTACCAATCTCAAGAGGAGCAGAGAGGTCTGACATTGGAGCTAAAAAATGGGCTTCAGATGTTGAAAGACTTGGGGATCTGCAAACATGGTATGGAAGAACAACTTCAAAGGGTTGAGGAAGAAAACAGGAGCCTGAATGAAGTGAAGTTGTCTTCTGCTATTTCCATAAACAATCTGCAAAATGAAGTCTCTAACTTGAAGGCAATGAAAGAGAAACTTGAAGAGGAGGTTGCACTAAAAACAGACCAAAGCGATACCCTCCAGCAGCAGATTTACCATTTGCAGAAGGAAATCAAGGGCTTGAATGGAAGATACCAGGCCATTATGGAGCAAGTGGAGTCAGTAGGTTTGAGTCCTGAATGCGTTGAGTCATATGTGAAGGACTTGCGAGTTGAGAACTCAAACTTGAAAGAGGTCTGCAAAAAGGAAAGAGACGAGAGAGAAGCTATTAATGAGAAGTTGAAGCATATGGATGATCTTTCAAAAGAGAATGTTGCTCTCGAGAATTCCCTCTCGGGATTGAATGGTGAGTTggagggaatgagagagaatgCTAAGAACTTGCAGCAGTCCTGTCAGTTTCTCCATGAAGACAAATCCACGCTTGTTGCAGAAAAAGCTGCTCTGCTTTCACAGTTGCAAATTATCACCGAGAACATGCAGAAGCTCATGGATAAAAACACCTTACTGGAGAATTCACTCTCTTGTGCTAATCTCGAGCTTGAAGGTTTGAGGGCCAAGTCTAAAAGCTTAGAAGAACTATGCCAGTTGCTCAGTAATGAGAAGTCCAATCTTCTGAGTGAGAGACGCAGCCTGGTATCTCAGTTGGAAAATGTTGAACAGAGACTCGGAAACCTGGAAAAGAGGTTTACGAAACTGGAAGAAAAATATTCAGAtctggagaaagagaaagaatgcACACTTTGTCAAGTAGTAGAACTGCAGGGTTCCCTCTTTATAGAAAAACAAGAGCGCACAAGTTTTGTGCAGTCAAGTCAGGCTCGACTGGCAGGTTTGGAAAATCAAATCCATATCATGCAACAAGAAAGTAGGTTGGGGAAGAAGGGCTTTGAAGAAGAGCTAGACAGAGCAGTTGTTGCTCAGGTCGAGATTTTCATCCTGCAGAAGTTTATAGAAGATCTGGAAGAAAAGAATCTGTCTCTAGCATTTGAATGTCAAAAACAGGTTGAAACATCCAAGTTTTCAGATAAACTGATTACAGAGTTGGAGTGTGAGAATCTAGAGCAGCAGGTAGAAGCAGAATTCTTATTAGATGAAATCCAAAAGCTGAGGATGGTAATTCATAAGGTGTTCAGGGCTATTCAAATTGATCCACATTGTGGGCATGTAGATAAGATCGTGCAGGAGCATATACCTGTATTGGATATTTTTGATGGTATTGAGGATTTAAAAAGTTCTCTGTTGAAAATCTGGGATGAGAAGCAGCAGCTGCTGGTTGAGAACTCAGTGCTCTTAACTTTACTTGGGCAACTGAGATTAGAGGGTGCTGAGCTCGAGTCAGAGAAAAAGATCATTGCGCACAATTTTGAGTTCATGACAGAGCAATGTGCTATGCTGCAAAAGAACAAGCAGGAGCTTCAAGAGATGAACAGGAATTTGCGGTTGGAAATGGAGGAGAGCGACCAATTGGAGGATGCTTTAAAGGTTGAATTGGAAACCCTACATGTGAAGCTGATAAATTTGGAGGGTGCTTACCTTGCATTGCAGAAAGAGAATTCCCTGTTGCTTGAAGAGAAGAAATCTTTGCTCAGGAAATTTTCAGACCTGAATGAGGAAAAGTGTATCCTTGAAGAAGAAAACAGTGTTATTCTCCATGAAACGCTAGCTCTCAGCAACCTATCTATTGTTTTTGAGAGCTTAGCAAGTGAGAAGTCTATGGAAATAGAAGAACTTGCTGACAATATCAGCAGTCTCCTTTTGGTCAATGGTGATCTGAAGGAGGAGGTTGGAATGTTGGGGAAGAAGATGGAAATgaaagaatcagaaagtcaACACCTGAATGAGTCAGTAGAGAAGTTGGGGAGGGAGCTGAATGAGGCCAAGGACTTAAATGACCAATTGTGCAATCAAATTTCTATTGGAGATGATTTTCTGAGACAGAAGGCAACAGAACTTTCAGAAGCAGAACAGATACTTAAAGCTACTGAGGATGTAAATGTTGAATTGTGCAAGACTGTTAAGGAACTGAAGATGGAATGTAaagaatcaaaacaaattaaagaaaatctagAGAAACAGATTCTTGTAGTGCTGGAAGATAGCACAATTCAGAAAAAGGAAATTGAATGCCTTCGTGAAGTGAATGCAAATATGGAGTCTGAAGTAGAAATACTACATACAGAAATTGAAGAACACAGGATTAGAGAAGAGAATTTGAGTTCAGAGCTGCAAGAGAAGAGAGATAAATTTGAACTCTGGGAGGCTGAGGCTgctacattttattttgatctcCATATTTCTGCCATTCGTGAAGTTCTACTTGAAAATAAGGTTCAAGAACTTACTGGAGTTTGTGAGATTCTTGAAGATGAAACTGCTGCAAAAAGTAAGGAGATTAAACAGATGAAGGAAAGAGTTAGCTTCTTAGAAAGTGAAATTGGGGGAGTGAAGGCCCAGTTGTCTGCTTATGTTCCTGTCATAGCTTCACTGAGAGATGATATAGCCTCTCTTGAGCATAATTCCCCTCTTCATACAAAGCCTTCCATGGCAGGAAATCGAGAAGAAAAG GATGAGGAGATGGCAATTCATCTTCATGAAGAGAGCCGTCAAGTGCTTATAGAAGATCAAAGTACTGTGATGCAGGATGGAATTGCAGATTTGCTGAAATTGCAGACAAGGATTAAAGCAGTGCAAAAGGCAGTGGTGGGAGAAATGGAAAGGCGTGCAACTCAAGAAAGCATAAACACTAACATCAAAGTCGAACGTGTACTGAAAGAGACTGAAGAGTTGGGATTGGAAGGCACATTACATCAAGTTAAAGACATgagaaaggaagagatgaaaCTGGGGAATGATCTCGCCAATGACCTGGAGTTACAGAAGACTAAACCAGAAAATGGAACTTTGATGAAAGATATTCCACTTGATCAAGTCTCGGATAGTTCATTCTATGCGAGAAGCAGGAGAGATAAGGGTGGAGTTGATGATCAGATGCTTGAGTTATGGGAAACTGCAGAGCGGGATTGCAGCCAAGATCCAATGATCATTGAGACACAAAAGCAGGCTTCTGCACCAATGGAAGATATTATTGGATGCCACAATTTTGAGGACGAGGAGAAGGGTCTGTATATCTCTTCAGAATTACAGATCGAGAAGGAGTTGGGCATTGACAAGCTAGAGGTATCTACTACTGTTAGACAGCCAAATCAAGATGCCTCTAAGGGAAAGTTCCTGGAGAGACTTGCTTCAGATGCTCAGAAATTGACGAGTGTTCAGACAACTTtgcaaaatctgaaaaagaaaatggaaatgaacCAGAGAAGCAAGAAGGCCAATGGGATCGAATATGAAACAGTGAAAAGAAGGTTACAAGAAGTTGAGGAGGCTGTTTCGCAGCTAGTGGATATCAATGATAAATTGACGAAGGAGGTTGATCATAGCCCCCAATCTTTGAATGGGAAACCTTCAGAAGAGTTGGAGGATGCTGGAAATGTCTCCAGAAAAAGAGTAATAGAACAGGCACGAAATGCGGCCGAAAAGATTGGACGATTGCAAATTGAGTTACAGAACATCGAGTATGTAATGCTGAAATTGGAGGATGAAAAGAGAAGCAAAGCAAAGTACAGATTTTCCAAAAGTAGAACAGGCATTCTCTTGAGAGACTTTATTCACAGCAGTGGGACGAGTAGTGCAAGACGAAAGAAGGCTTGTTTTTGTGGCTGTACAAGAACTTCAACTAATGGAGACTGA